The following coding sequences lie in one Synechococcus sp. CC9902 genomic window:
- a CDS encoding DUF3104 domain-containing protein — protein sequence MKPGDLVLVEPNGRSSEDPSTDWWIGWITHSEETTGAVTVGPRENTFQASDCETGQLRSVKGNEATRLVLSGINSTLKRLL from the coding sequence TTGAAACCAGGTGATCTTGTGCTGGTCGAGCCAAATGGCCGAAGCAGCGAAGATCCCTCAACAGACTGGTGGATTGGCTGGATTACTCATTCAGAGGAAACAACAGGCGCGGTCACGGTCGGCCCTAGGGAGAACACCTTCCAAGCCAGCGACTGTGAAACAGGCCAACTCCGATCGGTGAAAGGGAATGAAGCAACGCGACTCGTTCTATCAGGCATCAACTCAACATTGAAGCGACTCCTCTAA